Part of the Rhizobium tropici CIAT 899 genome, CGCCAGCGGCACTTGGAGCCCGGGATTTCCTCGGCGAGTGCCTTTCTGGCGGCTGCGACCCAGCGCACGCGCCGTATCGAGCTTGGCACCGCCGTCATACCCATCGGCTATGAAAGCCCCTATCGGCTGGCCGAGGATCTGGCGACCGTGGATGTGCTCTCCCGCGGCCGGTTGAACATCGGCCTCAGTGCCGGCCGTCCGTTGCATGCGGACCTGATCGGGCCGCTTGCTTTCGATGGCGATTGGGAGAACCATGATTTCTCCCACCAAAGGGTGCTGCGCTTTGCCGATAATCTGAGAGGAACCTATGTCGGCAATCACGATACGCTTATCAAGACACCGTTCGGCCCGCAGCGTCCGCGCCTCCAGCCCTATGCGAAAGGGTTGATCGATCGCATCTGGTATGGCGGCGGCTCGCTGCGTTCGGCCGAATGGGCCGGCCGTAACGGCTTCAATCTGCTGATCGGCAATGTCACAACAGGCGAGCAGACCGACGATTTCTTCGTTGCTCAATCGCGACAGCTGGAAACCTATCGCGCGTCTGGCGGCGATACGAGGCGGATGGCGCTCGGACGGGTCATCGTGCCCTTCGACAGCGCGGATGCGATCACGCGCAAACGCTATACGGACTACGCCGCCGGCCGCTATGAGCGCACACTTTCACCTCAGGGCGAACGCCGCACGCTTTTCGCCCGCGATATCGTCGGCTCCTCGGACGAGATAGTGGAGCGTCTGCGCAAGGATCCGATCTTGCCTCATGTCAACGAATTCCGGCTGGAGCTGCCCTATGAGTTCCACGACGAGGAATATCGGCAGATCATCCATGATTTCGTGACGCTGATCGCTCCGGAGCTTGGCTGGAAGGAGACCACGCTCCTGCGACGATCCGCATCCTGAGGGCTGCGGCCGCCCACATCCGCGATGTTGGATCGACGGGCTCTCGCCCGTCAGATCCGGTTCGCTTCTGTCCTGAAGACCGCTCGGGCTATAGCGCCGGTTAGCAGGCGAGAGAGCTCGCGGCGTCCTTTCCTTTGAGAATCCGCTCGGCGAGATGCAGCGCTTCCTCACGGGACGCGACGATTTCCATTTTTATGCCGAATGCCTTCGTTGCAAGGCTCATCTGCAGCTGCATGGCGCCACGCTTGATTGCGCTTGCCTCGATACCGATGACTGCCTTGCAAACCGTTGCGAGTGCCGCCTTGTTTTTCTTCAGCCATATGCCGCGTGCTTTGCGATCCTTATGCTCTTCGGCGTGCTCGTCGCCTTCCATGATGATGACAAAGGG contains:
- a CDS encoding LLM class flavin-dependent oxidoreductase; amino-acid sequence: MSRQAPSINHIGFLTPGNYPDEDPLAGLEQTLQLLEYGEQRGFNSAWVRQRHLEPGISSASAFLAAATQRTRRIELGTAVIPIGYESPYRLAEDLATVDVLSRGRLNIGLSAGRPLHADLIGPLAFDGDWENHDFSHQRVLRFADNLRGTYVGNHDTLIKTPFGPQRPRLQPYAKGLIDRIWYGGGSLRSAEWAGRNGFNLLIGNVTTGEQTDDFFVAQSRQLETYRASGGDTRRMALGRVIVPFDSADAITRKRYTDYAAGRYERTLSPQGERRTLFARDIVGSSDEIVERLRKDPILPHVNEFRLELPYEFHDEEYRQIIHDFVTLIAPELGWKETTLLRRSAS